From Lagenorhynchus albirostris chromosome 10, mLagAlb1.1, whole genome shotgun sequence, the proteins below share one genomic window:
- the FGD2 gene encoding FYVE, RhoGEF and PH domain-containing protein 2 isoform X1, whose protein sequence is MVCHGEHSTHPIVRKDEMPGWCSALSSSSWWRKARNPQVCCLLLRTPGAAPGVHGLEAGHHHPGCRPPSPTGPWDKPTVEEAVDSGPRTVSRRYLSSLKNKLSSRDWRKSCQARTCPGPGTQEPEEKRIVQELLETEQAYVARLHLLDQVFFQELLKEARSSKAFPEDVVRLIFSNTASIYQFHAQFFLPELQQRLDNWTTTPRIGDVIQKLAPFLKMYSEYVKNFERAAELLATWSDKSPPFQEVITRIQSSEASGSLTLQHHMLEPVQRIPRYELLLKEYVQKLPAQAPDLADAQKALDMIFSAAQHSNTAITEMERLQELWEVYQRLGLEDDLVDPSNTLLREGPVLKISFRRIGPLERYLFLFNNMLLYCVPRVIQVGAQFQVRTRIDVASMKVRELTDAEFPHSFLVSGKQRTLELRARSQEEMISWLQACQAAIDQIEKRNETFKAVVQSPEGDTQEQELQSEELGLRAPQWVRDKMVTMCMRCQEPFNALMRRRHHCRACGYVVCARCSDYRAELKYDDNRPSRVCLDCYTFLTGNVLPEDKEDKRRGILEKGAAAGSEQSLMCSFLQLFGDKWGKSGSRGWCVIPQDDPLVLYVYAAPQDMRAHTSIPLLGYQVTAGPQADPRVFQLQQSGQLYTFKAETEELKDRWVKAMERAASGLSPGVPNDRDLSD, encoded by the exons GCTAGAAACCCTCAGGTCTGCTGTCTTCTCCTCAGGACCCCGGGAGCAGCACCCGGAGTCCACGGCCTGGAGGCTGGGCATCACCACCCTGGGTGCAGGCCTCCTTCACCCACAGGGCCATGGGATAAGCCCACCGTGGAGGAGGCCGTGGACTCCGGGCCCAGGACGGTCAGCAGGAGGTATCTGAGCTCCCTGAAGAACAAGCTGTCCAGCAGGGACTGGAGGAAATCTTGCCAGGCTAGGACCTGCCCCGGCCCAGGGACACAG GAGCCTGAGGAGAAGAGGATCGTCCAGGAGCTGCTGGAGACAGAGCAGGCCTATGTGGCACGCCTCCACCTGCTAGACCAG GTGTTCTTCCAGGAGCTGCTGAAGGAGGCCCGCAGCAGCAAGGCCTTCCCCGAGGATGTGGTCAGGCTCATCTTCTCCAACACCGCCTCCATCTACCAGTTCCATGCACAGTTCTTCCTCCCAGAGCTGCAGCAGCGACTGGACAACTG GACGACCACCCCCCGCATTGGCGACGTGATCCAGAAGCTGGCCCCCTTCCTGAAGATGTACAGTGAGTATGTCAAGAACTTTGAGCGAGCCGCTGAGCTGCTGGCCACCTGGAGTGACAAGTCTCCACCCTTCCAGGAGGTTATCACCCGCATTCAG agCAGCGAGGCCTCGGGCAGCCTGACCCTGCAGCACCACATGCTGGAACCTGTGCAGAGAATCCCACGCTACGAGCTGCTGCTCAAGGAGTATGTCCAGAAGCTGCCAGCCCAGGCCCCAGACCTGGCTGATGCCCAGA AAGCCCTTGACATGATCTTCTCAGCCGCTCAGCACTCCAACACAGCCATCACTGAGATG GAGCGGCTGCAGGAACTGTGGGAAGTGTACCAGCGCCTGGGCCTGGAGGACGACCTAGTAGACCCCTCCAACACCCTGCTGCGCGAGGGCCCTGTCCTCAAGATCTCCTTCCGCCGCATCGGCCCCTTGGAGCGCTACCTTTTCTTG TTCAACAACATGCTGCTCTACTGTGTGCCCAGGGTCATCCAGGTGGGCGCCCAATTCCAGGTCAGGACCCGTATCGACGTGGCCAGCATGAAG GTGCGGGAGCTGACTGACGCTGAGTTCCCCCACTCCTTCCTGGTGTCCGGGAAGCAGCGCACCCTGGAGCTGCGGGCCCG GTCCCAGGAGGAAATGATCTCCTGGTTGCAG GCCTGCCAAGCGGCCATTGACCAAATCGAGAAGCGGAATGAAACCTTCAAAGCTGTGGTCCAGAGCCCTGAGGGAGACACCCAGGAGCAGGAG CTGCAGTCTGAGGAGCTGGGCCTCCGGGCGCCGCAGTGGGTCCGTGACAAGATGGTGACCATGTGTATGCGCTGCCAGGAGCCCTTCAACGCCCTGATGCGCCGCCGCCACCACTGCCGGGCCTGCGGCTAC GTGGTGTGTGCCAGGTGCTCCGACTACCGGGCTGAGCTCAAATACGATGACAACAGGCCCAGCCGAGTCTGTTTAGACTGCTACACGTTCCTCACCGGAAATGTGCTCCCCGAGGACAAGGAGGACAAGAGGCGTGGCATCCTGGAG AAAGGAGCTGCAGCGGGGTCTGAGCAGAGCCTAATGTGCAGCTTCCTACAGCTCTTCGGGGACAAGTGGGGCAAGAGCGGGTCCCGGGGCTGGTGCGTGATCCCCCAGGATGACCCCCTCGTGCTCTATGTCTACGCTGCCCCCCAG gacatGAGGGCCCACACCTCCATCCCCCTGCTGGGCTACCAGGTGACCGCTGGGCCCCAGGCGGACCCCCGGGTCTTCCAGCTGCAACAGTCAGGCCAGCTCTACACCTTCAAGGCCGAAACCGAGGAGCTGAAGGATCGCTGGGTGAAGGCCATGGAGCGGGCGGCCAGCGGCTTGAGCCCCGGGGTGCCCAACGACAGGGACCTGTCTGACTAA
- the FGD2 gene encoding FYVE, RhoGEF and PH domain-containing protein 2 isoform X2, with protein sequence MEGASKEKLSSVSSLVTAFENSRTPGAAPGVHGLEAGHHHPGCRPPSPTGPWDKPTVEEAVDSGPRTVSRRYLSSLKNKLSSRDWRKSCQARTCPGPGTQEPEEKRIVQELLETEQAYVARLHLLDQVFFQELLKEARSSKAFPEDVVRLIFSNTASIYQFHAQFFLPELQQRLDNWTTTPRIGDVIQKLAPFLKMYSEYVKNFERAAELLATWSDKSPPFQEVITRIQSSEASGSLTLQHHMLEPVQRIPRYELLLKEYVQKLPAQAPDLADAQKALDMIFSAAQHSNTAITEMERLQELWEVYQRLGLEDDLVDPSNTLLREGPVLKISFRRIGPLERYLFLFNNMLLYCVPRVIQVGAQFQVRTRIDVASMKVRELTDAEFPHSFLVSGKQRTLELRARSQEEMISWLQACQAAIDQIEKRNETFKAVVQSPEGDTQEQELQSEELGLRAPQWVRDKMVTMCMRCQEPFNALMRRRHHCRACGYVVCARCSDYRAELKYDDNRPSRVCLDCYTFLTGNVLPEDKEDKRRGILEKGAAAGSEQSLMCSFLQLFGDKWGKSGSRGWCVIPQDDPLVLYVYAAPQDMRAHTSIPLLGYQVTAGPQADPRVFQLQQSGQLYTFKAETEELKDRWVKAMERAASGLSPGVPNDRDLSD encoded by the exons ATGGAGGGGGCGAGTAAGGAGAAGCTGTCATCTGTGTCCAGTCTGGTGACTGCGTTTGAGAATAGCAG GACCCCGGGAGCAGCACCCGGAGTCCACGGCCTGGAGGCTGGGCATCACCACCCTGGGTGCAGGCCTCCTTCACCCACAGGGCCATGGGATAAGCCCACCGTGGAGGAGGCCGTGGACTCCGGGCCCAGGACGGTCAGCAGGAGGTATCTGAGCTCCCTGAAGAACAAGCTGTCCAGCAGGGACTGGAGGAAATCTTGCCAGGCTAGGACCTGCCCCGGCCCAGGGACACAG GAGCCTGAGGAGAAGAGGATCGTCCAGGAGCTGCTGGAGACAGAGCAGGCCTATGTGGCACGCCTCCACCTGCTAGACCAG GTGTTCTTCCAGGAGCTGCTGAAGGAGGCCCGCAGCAGCAAGGCCTTCCCCGAGGATGTGGTCAGGCTCATCTTCTCCAACACCGCCTCCATCTACCAGTTCCATGCACAGTTCTTCCTCCCAGAGCTGCAGCAGCGACTGGACAACTG GACGACCACCCCCCGCATTGGCGACGTGATCCAGAAGCTGGCCCCCTTCCTGAAGATGTACAGTGAGTATGTCAAGAACTTTGAGCGAGCCGCTGAGCTGCTGGCCACCTGGAGTGACAAGTCTCCACCCTTCCAGGAGGTTATCACCCGCATTCAG agCAGCGAGGCCTCGGGCAGCCTGACCCTGCAGCACCACATGCTGGAACCTGTGCAGAGAATCCCACGCTACGAGCTGCTGCTCAAGGAGTATGTCCAGAAGCTGCCAGCCCAGGCCCCAGACCTGGCTGATGCCCAGA AAGCCCTTGACATGATCTTCTCAGCCGCTCAGCACTCCAACACAGCCATCACTGAGATG GAGCGGCTGCAGGAACTGTGGGAAGTGTACCAGCGCCTGGGCCTGGAGGACGACCTAGTAGACCCCTCCAACACCCTGCTGCGCGAGGGCCCTGTCCTCAAGATCTCCTTCCGCCGCATCGGCCCCTTGGAGCGCTACCTTTTCTTG TTCAACAACATGCTGCTCTACTGTGTGCCCAGGGTCATCCAGGTGGGCGCCCAATTCCAGGTCAGGACCCGTATCGACGTGGCCAGCATGAAG GTGCGGGAGCTGACTGACGCTGAGTTCCCCCACTCCTTCCTGGTGTCCGGGAAGCAGCGCACCCTGGAGCTGCGGGCCCG GTCCCAGGAGGAAATGATCTCCTGGTTGCAG GCCTGCCAAGCGGCCATTGACCAAATCGAGAAGCGGAATGAAACCTTCAAAGCTGTGGTCCAGAGCCCTGAGGGAGACACCCAGGAGCAGGAG CTGCAGTCTGAGGAGCTGGGCCTCCGGGCGCCGCAGTGGGTCCGTGACAAGATGGTGACCATGTGTATGCGCTGCCAGGAGCCCTTCAACGCCCTGATGCGCCGCCGCCACCACTGCCGGGCCTGCGGCTAC GTGGTGTGTGCCAGGTGCTCCGACTACCGGGCTGAGCTCAAATACGATGACAACAGGCCCAGCCGAGTCTGTTTAGACTGCTACACGTTCCTCACCGGAAATGTGCTCCCCGAGGACAAGGAGGACAAGAGGCGTGGCATCCTGGAG AAAGGAGCTGCAGCGGGGTCTGAGCAGAGCCTAATGTGCAGCTTCCTACAGCTCTTCGGGGACAAGTGGGGCAAGAGCGGGTCCCGGGGCTGGTGCGTGATCCCCCAGGATGACCCCCTCGTGCTCTATGTCTACGCTGCCCCCCAG gacatGAGGGCCCACACCTCCATCCCCCTGCTGGGCTACCAGGTGACCGCTGGGCCCCAGGCGGACCCCCGGGTCTTCCAGCTGCAACAGTCAGGCCAGCTCTACACCTTCAAGGCCGAAACCGAGGAGCTGAAGGATCGCTGGGTGAAGGCCATGGAGCGGGCGGCCAGCGGCTTGAGCCCCGGGGTGCCCAACGACAGGGACCTGTCTGACTAA